In Verrucomicrobiota bacterium, the sequence AGTCCCCGTTGGTCGTCAGCCAGCGTGATTGCATGATCGCAGTACCGTCCGCCAGACTGCCTGATAACGTGACCGCTCCCTGTGGTGCTATCGCAACCGTCAGTGCCCCGCCTGTTCCACCATCCGGTCCGTTTTGAATACCCACTGTGTAGTTACCTTTAAGTTCCGTATTCTTGGTAATCATCTTCCGGTATGCCGAAAGCTCCGAACTCCACGTTGTCCCCAAGCTGATTGTCCCGATGATCTCTGCGGCATCCGGCGCTAATTGCAGCATCGCATACAGCGGAGCCTCTTTGCCGCGCGCCACGCTGATTACATTTGACCCACGGGCATCCAATTCACCCGCCATCGGGTAACTCATGCCTTTATAGGTCAACTGACCGCTGAAGGTGCCATTGGTGGTCAACGTCAGGGATACAATACCGGAGTTGGTCCAGTCGGTCGGGACGACTCGCACCCCATTGGTATCCACAGGCGGCAGGAACAACCCACCATACTCACCACTGTACGCCAGGAACGGATTTGGCACGAAGTTGGCGGTGACGCTCAGGTCGGCTTCCATCGTGAATGTGAGGGTGTTGTAGTCATGCTTGAACGGCATGATTACGTTGATCCCGTTCTTCTGCACCACCCAACTGGAGAGAATATTACCCGCCGTTGGTTTGGCGGTCAGCGTCACGGTTTTACCCAGCACCCGCTGCCCGGAAACAAACAGCTTGTTGCTCTCCATGACCGAGCCGGAACCAGTGACGGTTACCTCCAACCGTTCACTGACGACGTAATTCACCTTCAGAGTATTGGTAAGGGACACGTTCCCTGCCATATCAGCGGCATAAACCCGGATCGTGTTGGTATTCGGCACCAAGGTAATGCTCGCCTGCCAATTAGTAGTGCCGCTGGCGGTCTGCCACAGATCATTGTTGACTTGGTAATACACCCCCTGCAACGACCCACCCGCATCGGTCACGCGCCCGAGCAGGTTCGTCGTCGCGCGGTACACCTTGGCATTGGGCAGCGGAGCGGTGATGACCACCACCGGTTTCGCCACATCCACCGTGAGAACCGCCACCGCGCTGGTAATGCTGTCAACGGCGTTGGTGATGATGACCTGATACTTGCCGGCATTCGCGGCGCTGACGTTGTTCACCGTGTAAACGGCGGCGTTCGCACCCGGTACCGTGACCCCATTTTTCGTCCAACGATAGCTGAGCGGCGAAGAGCCCACCGCCGATACTTGTAATTGCGCGGTTTGCCCTGGCCGCACCGCCACGCTGATCGGTTGTTGCACAATGGCGGGCCGCGTGGCCGGTGCACTGACAATCACACTGGCATCCTGATAATTTGCGGCGATCGGCGTCGCCGTGGCATCCACCACCTCGCGCGTCACCGGTTGGTCGGCAAAACTGACGGCACTGGTCGTATTGGCCTGCAACGCGGTGAAGCCAACCCAGGCCACTGTTTGGGTGCCAGCAGGGAACGTGGCCCCAGCGGATAAGGCGATTTGGAAACCGAGTTTGCCAGCCGCCGCCGCATTGGTGTTCAGAATCAACTGCCCACCGCCAATGGCGTTGGAAGCGGACGCAAACCGCAGCACGTTGGTGTCAAAGGCCAGACTGAAGCCCAACCCATTCTCATTCCCCGCCGCCAACAACTGCACTGGCAAATAGGTGGTTCCCCCGGGAATTACGGTTTGACCGCGCAGTTGAACCACGGAAGCGCTGGCGGTCTTGGCCAGTTGCACCGCTTTCGTTATGGCAGTACCGGTAGACCCGCCCGCGGCGGTTACCGGATCCAACCCGGCCGCATAGCGACCGGCCTGCACCCAATCGGCGGTGGTGATTCGGCCATCGCCCAACGTGGCACGCGGAGCGCAATCGGCCCGCTGAAATTCACTGCCGACGGCGGCCGTATCCAACCCGGCGGCAAAACGGCCCACCTGCACCCAGTCCGCCGTGGTGATCTGCCCGTTATTATTACCATTGGGACGCGGTGCCACATCGGCTTCGTAGCCGGTCACGATCATCACTACGCCACCAATATATGACGCTGGCAACGGAGCGGCGGCGGCATCCACAATCTCGCGGACCACGGGCACATCTCCAAAGCTCAAAACGGAAGTGCCAGGCGTGGCGTTGCCCACCAACGCAAACGTGACGAGCGCCACCTGTTGCGTCCCGCTGGCAAAACTGCTGCCCGCCGGCAAGCCGAGTTGGAATCCCAACCGGCCATTGGCGATTTGGTTGGTATTCACAAAGATCATGGCACTGGCGGCATTGTTCCCATTGCTGATGGCCCGATAGCTGAGGACTGCCGGATCAAAGTTCAGGCTCAAACCCAAGGAGTTTTCATTGCCTTGCGCGGCGAGCAAGATCGGAACGGTCACCAGCGAACCCGCCGCCCCACTGGCATCCATCAGCCGGACAAAACGCGTATGCGGAGGAAGGTTGCTCACAGTGAGGGTAGCTGCGGCGCTGGTGACTGACCCATAGGCATTGGAAACGAGGCAGAAATAGGAACCGGTATTGGGTAAGGATGAATTATAAATTATGAAGGATGAATTGGTAGCACCGGAGATCGAAATGCTGCCCCGCAGCCATTGATAATACAAAGGTGCAGTGCCGGTGGCGGAGACGGTGAAAGTGGCGTTGGAGCCGACGAGAACGGTTTGGTTAATCGGGGTGATCTGGGTGATTTGCGGTTGCACCCCCCCGGAATCGCTGAGGTACAGTGTTTGGATTTCACTGGACGACAAGGCGCGATTGTAAATTCTCACATCGTCAATTTTACCCGCATAGTTCATATACGTCTGAGACCAAATCGAGCGACCCAGCATCAAAGCACGGTCATGCTGGTTTGGAACTTGAGAAAACGCACCTGTTGCCTGCAAAAATCCGTTGACATATAAGCTCACACCGCCTTGGTTATTAAGGCAGTATGCCACATGCGACCACTGATTTGTAGGCACCGTTCCTGTTTGCGTGGAAACCTCGGGTTCCAAGTTATTGTTCTTGTAGAAGTAAAAGTCCAGTTTACCACCAGCTCCAATGCTGCCAACATATCCATCCTTGCCGCCACTTGCATCTTGTATGCTTCCCCAGAACTGGCGAATCATGGTTGGATGAATCCAAGCTGATAAGGTGATATTGGTTGGAATAACTCCGCTCGGCAATGTGTCAATATAACTACTGATCCCATCAAATTGGTATGCGCTGTTGGGGTTGCCAAAACGATCACTGGTTAAAGTAGCTCCATTAACGATTCCATGATACCCATTCCCACTCGCATCGTTGGCATTTCCATTAAATGGATAGTAGGCGACAAGCCTATTTGAAACTGAGTTGCCAGCAGACGATAACAAGATAGAAGCAGGCCCATATTCATCCGTAGCCGTATTTGTGAGGTTAGTACGACTTGTTCCGTCCGGACGCATAGCCCAAACATCTGAGTTTCCAGAGCGATCAGAAATAAAGAATATGAACTGTCCATCTGGCGACCAAGAAGGTGTCCCTTCATTGGAGTCAGGCCAATCGCTAGTAAGGTTAATTGGGTTGGAGCCATCTGTATTCATCACTACAATATCATATTTGGCGGGACTTCCATGCAACCAGCTAACCGCCATTTTAGTACCGTCGGGTGCCCACCCGAGCTGTACGTAAGCAGAGCCAGCCTCGTGACTAGTGATTTTATTAGTCGCACCCGTACTTAAGTCATACACATAAACATCGCTATTATAGGTGTAGGCAGGTGGAGTGGCCCAATCCGTGCCAGCAATTTTATTAGCGGTTGGAGACCAACGGACGTGTGCCAGACAAACGGGAAGCGTCGAAACACCAGTGCCATCGAAATTTATGGTGAAAACATTTCCATATACTTGGTGATATGCGATCTTACTTCCATCCGATGAGAGGGATGGAAATACAAGATCCCCGCTGCCACCAGTTACCATGCGAAGCCCCGTTCCATCGGGATGCACCACATAAACCTGAGAATTGCCACCCGGTCCGCCATTGAATAGTATCCACTGTCCGTCTGGTGACCAACTCGGCGTACTGACAATCGGTAATGTCCCGGTTGGCACAATGGAATCTACTTGGGTGACCGTGTCAAGAATGTGAATTTTTTGATCAGGTGTCGTATATACAAGTTTCCCTTGAGGAGTGTTAACTCCCACTGAAGCACTGTTACTAATGCTCAAAGAAAAATCCTTTTCCGAGTAAAGGGAATCGGAACCCGTGGCTCGAATACGGAAACTAAAACTGCCAGCATTCGTTGGCGTGCCACTGATAATGCCATTGGTAGAAAGAGACATTCCTGCCGCTAAGCTACCGGAGACAATAGACCAAGTGTATGGAGAGAGACCACCCGTCGCTTGAAGAAAACCGTTGTACGGGCAGCCCAGAAGACCGCCGGGTAATGAACTTGCGGTGGTGATAGATACGCCGTTTGGTTGATCATTTATCGGAATCGTCACCGTTGTTGTACTCGGAGTGCCCAAGGCTGCCCTAACCACCCCACTCAAGACAACTGTAAACGTTTCGTCGTTCTCTGCGGTGCTGTCATCAGTGACCAATACATCGAAGTACTTGTCCGCCATATCCCCATCCGCCCAACTTAAAACTCCAGATTTAGCCGTATAATCTGAACCCGCCACCGCTGTGCCGTTAGCAGTCGCGTAGTTTACGCTTGCCGCTCCAGACGAACCACCCGTACGGCTCACATAAATTCGCACGCTCCCGCCATTCTCAGCTACGGTGTAATTGGCCGACTTGAATTGTAATACGCCGTTTGGTTGATCATTTATCGGAATTGTCACCGTCGTTGTACTCGGAGTGCCCAAGGCTGCTCCGCTTAACCCACTCAAACTCACTGTAAACGTTTCGTCGTTCTCTGCGATGTTGTCGTCAGTGATTAATACATCGAAGTACTTGTCCGCCATAT encodes:
- a CDS encoding Calx-beta domain-containing protein, which gives rise to MKTNMSNAGTMINGNMERKTRVSYNHGLFTMMLVFVILSTASIVFAATAPDADRTFSHPAEDNQTKNLTLLSGSYTFEVDANPDGYHRVDWYNTYSGGSPVATRYFYWYDDIDFNIAVSGWIRAEVYSSTIFNGDGPWEAAYRWYVTVQETVSTPTGCSASSSSVLTGVYVTLSASGTSSSLGHAIKYRYDWGDGTISAWGNSSQSHYYSTKGTYTIKAQAGCVTDGIYSGWTSGTVVIVSDPPETVSTPTLSVSPNPVVVGGGVTFTASGATSSKGHGIEYRFDWGDGNISIWGSASRSRYFSNPGTYYQKTQARCSSDLIESSWSSSVTLTVGALPDMPNTPQPPDGSTNWPCSLPLLSWSSGPNTSYHEVYFGTANPPPLINNHANGIINLSSVRPGQKYYWQIKSKNSYGTTDGPVWNFTPIAPVAITVNGVQAADMNAVLLLQNGTEMERMDADLGTAPSGTSFYYCALPASGYQVQVYCWDMLVGGTGLFDVPTSGTVSKTITTNVKRPLSVKAYYSDGTTPLANASVSLLSWDGHRNEPHLRATSSTDSNGNTSFQAWPTIEVGERYIVRIYQGTTLVWEKTDVLVDKNTGSSYSCLTTVVKPADCLITSFFYPNNQLLTGGQQLQATVRVKNNTSTTRSFWVGLSFAHANATLNSWPEYYYDIKPLQTASLQAGQESDVVFKFIVPKTLLAGQYYARASTWSSFDDAAYLLVDRFDDTLNYSQWNDLSTGTGARSFEIKFDPQLSFLDCLAHISSISFSKNGALDEIEVMMRRSTGSIKPLLFVRAGVGKNMLIPVNGVPVPVALKASGSFLIDVADLLGLTPESTADQGEWVTCWVDADAGLCLGRVNGGGHLTVGLIPHAVEWKNRGTADYRKEWSAGVSVNLPNTAFTLIDWNNNSGLSGPQKASINFNTEVSLCVDIGSQGLIAFEVKRSVLLSAIGGFTTGNVDLFALAVSDAIRNAHDQGFIRSATYDDGDYELTSGQRETPLSLNKPWDDANKFAHYFYIDVPASAGRLRVQTTGGTGDAAVFVKYGSRITSLAGGPGVYSSQTVGTTTEAVDITSPAAGRWYVAVPTRNQYDNIELLARVDGISGTLEFKSASYTVAENSGSVRIYVSRTGGSSGAASVNYATVNGTAEAGSDYTAKTGPLNWADGDMADKYFDVLITDDNIAENDETFTVSLSGLSGAALGTPSTTTVTIPINDQPNGVLQFKSANYTVAENGGSVRIYVSRTGGSSGAASVNYATANGTAVAGSDYTAKSGVLSWADGDMADKYFDVLVTDDSTAENDETFTVVLSGVVRAALGTPSTTTVTIPINDQPNGVSITTASSLPGGLLGCPYNGFLQATGGLSPYTWSIVSGSLAAGMSLSTNGIISGTPTNAGSFSFRIRATGSDSLYSEKDFSLSISNSASVGVNTPQGKLVYTTPDQKIHILDTVTQVDSIVPTGTLPIVSTPSWSPDGQWILFNGGPGGNSQVYVVHPDGTGLRMVTGGSGDLVFPSLSSDGSKIAYHQVYGNVFTINFDGTGVSTLPVCLAHVRWSPTANKIAGTDWATPPAYTYNSDVYVYDLSTGATNKITSHEAGSAYVQLGWAPDGTKMAVSWLHGSPAKYDIVVMNTDGSNPINLTSDWPDSNEGTPSWSPDGQFIFFISDRSGNSDVWAMRPDGTSRTNLTNTATDEYGPASILLSSAGNSVSNRLVAYYPFNGNANDASGNGYHGIVNGATLTSDRFGNPNSAYQFDGISSYIDTLPSGVIPTNITLSAWIHPTMIRQFWGSIQDASGGKDGYVGSIGAGGKLDFYFYKNNNLEPEVSTQTGTVPTNQWSHVAYCLNNQGGVSLYVNGFLQATGAFSQVPNQHDRALMLGRSIWSQTYMNYAGKIDDVRIYNRALSSSEIQTLYLSDSGGVQPQITQITPINQTVLVGSNATFTVSATGTAPLYYQWLRGSISISGATNSSFIIYNSSLPNTGSYFCLVSNAYGSVTSAAATLTVSNLPPHTRFVRLMDASGAAGSLVTVPILLAAQGNENSLGLSLNFDPAVLSYRAISNGNNAASAMIFVNTNQIANGRLGFQLGLPAGSSFASGTQQVALVTFALVGNATPGTSVLSFGDVPVVREIVDAAAAPLPASYIGGVVMIVTGYEADVAPRPNGNNNGQITTADWVQVGRFAAGLDTAAVGSEFQRADCAPRATLGDGRITTADWVQAGRYAAGLDPVTAAGGSTGTAITKAVQLAKTASASVVQLRGQTVIPGGTTYLPVQLLAAGNENGLGFSLAFDTNVLRFASASNAIGGGQLILNTNAAAAGKLGFQIALSAGATFPAGTQTVAWVGFTALQANTTSAVSFADQPVTREVVDATATPIAANYQDASVIVSAPATRPAIVQQPISVAVRPGQTAQLQVSAVGSSPLSYRWTKNGVTVPGANAAVYTVNNVSAANAGKYQVIITNAVDSITSAVAVLTVDVAKPVVVITAPLPNAKVYRATTNLLGRVTDAGGSLQGVYYQVNNDLWQTASGTTNWQASITLVPNTNTIRVYAADMAGNVSLTNTLKVNYVVSERLEVTVTGSGSVMESNKLFVSGQRVLGKTVTLTAKPTAGNILSSWVVQKNGINVIMPFKHDYNTLTFTMEADLSVTANFVPNPFLAYSGEYGGLFLPPVDTNGVRVVPTDWTNSGIVSLTLTTNGTFSGQLTYKGMSYPMAGELDARGSNVISVARGKEAPLYAMLQLAPDAAEIIGTISLGTTWSSELSAYRKMITKNTELKGNYTVGIQNGPDGGTGGALTVAIAPQGAVTLSGSLADGTAIMQSRWLTTNGDFLVYQSLYGNKGMLLGWAHCDFDGHGELFWQKPAVPTDKLYKNGFTVSPGAMVHRFTAPTLGGNATFWTNNVGSLSVWGGGMTNDLWGQLRVVKSVGTPYGTNNPMKSYGVTFDVTKGTFAGSFTNPDNKKVTAFKGVVLQFYNTNNLPIGSECMGWFLGVTNSGSVKINGQ